A stretch of the Myxococcus guangdongensis genome encodes the following:
- a CDS encoding RNA polymerase sigma factor — MTSTGPEAIGRARPGVDPRIQAAIQGRKQAAESLLLELLPRVRNLVRYLVHGDGDVEDIAQESLIALLRGLPSYRGEGQFHSWVDRVVARTTFAWLKRARGSEARRGEEPAELMAVPSEDAPPDEYVHRRRMVMLLDRIPDEQRHAMVLHHVLGMSVPEVSDELGIPFETIRSRLRLGRTALRALATDAGGAPEGGAT, encoded by the coding sequence ATGACGAGCACGGGTCCGGAAGCCATCGGCAGGGCACGACCTGGAGTGGACCCGCGCATCCAGGCGGCCATCCAGGGACGCAAGCAGGCCGCCGAGTCCTTGTTGTTGGAGCTGTTGCCCCGGGTGCGCAACCTGGTGCGCTACCTGGTGCACGGCGACGGGGACGTGGAGGACATCGCCCAGGAGTCGCTCATCGCGCTGCTGCGGGGCCTGCCCTCGTACCGGGGCGAGGGGCAGTTCCACTCGTGGGTGGACCGGGTGGTCGCGAGGACCACCTTCGCGTGGCTCAAGCGCGCCCGGGGCAGCGAGGCGCGCAGGGGCGAGGAGCCGGCGGAGCTGATGGCGGTGCCGTCCGAGGACGCGCCGCCGGACGAGTACGTCCACCGCCGCCGCATGGTGATGTTGCTGGACCGTATCCCCGACGAGCAACGGCATGCGATGGTGCTGCACCATGTGCTCGGCATGAGCGTGCCGGAGGTGTCGGACGAGCTGGGGATTCCCTTCGAGACGATTCGCAGCCGCCTGCGGCTGGGTCGCACGGCGCTGCGCGCGCTGGCCACGGATGCGGGTGGCGCTCCGGAGGGAGGTGCGACATGA
- a CDS encoding dipeptidase produces the protein MNRSVLAALVVLGTPPSLAAEPAPVSAKARAIHDSALIIDTHVDTPLRMLNEGFDVGSKPPNGQGHLDLSRAREGNLGAAFFSIWVEPKEYAGRYTHQALRIIDSVHTAVERHPDQMVLALSSKDIVAARSGKQKKLATLLGVEGGHAIQNDLGVLRDFYRLGVRYMTLTWSNTNEWADSSGDITDTSVKHHDGLTDFGRDVVREMNRLGMLVDISHVSDKTFFDTLKATRAPVIASHSSARALTDHPRNMTDEMLKAVAANRGVVMVNFFSAFVDDDFRKGYAAMSEERGAALAAVEAKHKNSDPVTRFRAQSQAGWEWAAKVPRPPLKAVIDHIDHIAKVAGVDHVGLGSDFDGINSAPQGLDSVADLPRITEALLARGYTKEQLHKILGGNLLRVFRDAEAVSRELRSPPSVQR, from the coding sequence GTGAACCGCTCCGTCCTCGCCGCCCTGGTCGTCCTGGGAACCCCCCCATCGCTCGCCGCCGAGCCCGCGCCCGTCTCCGCCAAGGCCCGCGCCATCCATGACTCGGCGCTCATCATCGACACCCACGTGGACACGCCCCTGCGCATGCTCAACGAGGGCTTCGACGTGGGCTCCAAGCCGCCCAATGGCCAGGGCCACCTGGACCTGTCGCGCGCGCGGGAGGGCAACCTGGGCGCGGCCTTCTTCTCCATCTGGGTGGAGCCCAAGGAGTACGCCGGCCGCTATACGCACCAGGCGCTGCGCATCATCGACTCGGTGCACACCGCGGTGGAGCGGCACCCGGACCAGATGGTGCTCGCGCTGTCGTCGAAGGACATCGTCGCCGCGCGCTCCGGCAAGCAGAAGAAGCTGGCCACGCTGCTCGGCGTCGAGGGCGGCCACGCCATCCAGAATGATTTGGGCGTGCTGCGCGACTTCTACCGGCTGGGCGTGCGCTACATGACGCTCACCTGGTCCAACACGAACGAGTGGGCCGACTCGTCCGGCGACATCACCGACACCTCCGTGAAGCACCACGACGGCCTCACCGACTTCGGCCGCGACGTGGTGCGGGAGATGAACCGGCTGGGCATGCTCGTGGACATCTCGCACGTGTCGGACAAGACGTTCTTCGACACGTTGAAGGCGACGCGCGCGCCCGTCATCGCGTCGCACTCGTCCGCTCGCGCGCTCACGGACCACCCGCGCAACATGACGGACGAGATGCTCAAGGCCGTGGCCGCCAACCGAGGCGTCGTCATGGTGAACTTCTTCTCCGCCTTCGTCGACGACGACTTCCGCAAGGGCTACGCCGCCATGTCCGAGGAGCGCGGCGCCGCGCTGGCCGCGGTGGAGGCGAAGCACAAGAACTCCGACCCCGTGACGCGCTTCCGCGCCCAGTCCCAGGCTGGCTGGGAGTGGGCCGCCAAGGTGCCGCGTCCTCCGCTCAAGGCGGTCATCGACCACATCGACCACATCGCCAAGGTGGCCGGCGTGGACCACGTGGGCCTGGGCTCGGACTTCGATGGCATCAACTCCGCGCCGCAGGGACTCGACTCGGTGGCGGACCTGCCGCGAATCACCGAGGCGCTGCTCGCCCGGGGCTACACGAAAGAGCAGCTCCACAAAATCCTGGGCGGCAACCTCCTACGGGTCTTCCGCGACGCGGAGGCCGTCAGCCGCGAGCTGCGCTCACCCCCGAGCGTCCAGCGCTGA
- a CDS encoding tetratricopeptide repeat protein — MSRLVDEDGPNELLAPLDDGPGPARRLSRQKSTALVQAALLATLDAPSSPPRRRHRPHWWMGGALLVVGAAAVATWQLSGREAPAAPEDTAVIAPSPPMTPRAEPVPREPEAVAPERSAPSGPEAVARERSVPSVPDAVTLEPIAPVKPRSSAPSAAPAPEDLLRRANEHRATGQWKAAEALYLRVIRAEPQGMSAYVARVASGALRLEHLGDARGALRQYQEALKGWPGGLLEEEASHGVTEALRALGERDGEVRALEAFLARHPDSPHAVSARKRLKEVSGR; from the coding sequence ATGAGTCGGCTCGTGGATGAGGACGGGCCGAACGAGCTGCTCGCGCCGCTGGATGACGGCCCCGGCCCCGCGCGCCGGCTGTCGCGGCAGAAGTCCACCGCGCTGGTGCAGGCCGCGCTCCTGGCCACCCTGGACGCTCCGTCGTCGCCGCCGCGTCGTCGACACCGGCCGCACTGGTGGATGGGCGGGGCGCTGCTCGTGGTGGGTGCCGCGGCGGTCGCGACCTGGCAGCTGTCGGGTCGCGAGGCGCCCGCTGCTCCGGAGGACACGGCGGTCATCGCTCCCTCACCGCCGATGACGCCCCGCGCCGAGCCCGTCCCTCGGGAGCCCGAGGCGGTCGCGCCGGAGCGGTCCGCGCCGTCGGGGCCCGAGGCGGTCGCGCGAGAGCGGTCCGTGCCTTCAGTCCCCGATGCGGTCACCCTGGAGCCCATCGCTCCGGTGAAGCCCCGGAGCAGCGCGCCGTCCGCCGCGCCCGCGCCGGAGGACCTGCTTCGCCGGGCCAACGAGCATCGCGCCACCGGACAGTGGAAGGCGGCGGAGGCGCTCTACCTGCGTGTCATCCGGGCCGAGCCGCAGGGCATGTCCGCGTACGTCGCGCGCGTGGCCTCGGGGGCGTTGAGGCTGGAGCACCTGGGCGATGCGCGCGGGGCGTTGCGCCAGTACCAGGAGGCCCTGAAGGGATGGCCCGGGGGCCTGTTGGAAGAAGAGGCGAGCCACGGTGTCACCGAGGCGCTGCGCGCGCTGGGTGAGCGGGACGGCGAGGTGCGCGCGTTGGAGGCCTTCCTCGCGCGTCATCCCGACTCGCCCCATGCCGTATCGGCCCGGAAGCGGCTGAAGGAGGTCTCAGGTCGATGA
- a CDS encoding FHA domain-containing protein — protein MLHRLSSLMSRLQEDREALLRDVGWPVLVWDSMPSRPRAVAQLEPPTLKVPIPSRGVEPVVFELCPRFPGRGPEVMVGRSPECDIVLPEPTVSRQHARFRPEPHTEVWSVTDLESHGGTFVEGVLIVPGRSTPLFSQASLRLGSAQVVFLQASAFESYARSCQVSSRVRLTRW, from the coding sequence GTGCTCCACCGTTTGTCCTCGCTGATGTCCCGGCTCCAGGAGGACCGCGAGGCCTTGCTGCGGGATGTCGGGTGGCCCGTGCTGGTGTGGGACTCCATGCCGAGCCGACCGCGCGCTGTGGCGCAGCTGGAGCCGCCGACGCTGAAGGTGCCGATTCCCTCGAGAGGCGTGGAGCCCGTGGTGTTCGAGCTGTGTCCGCGCTTCCCCGGGCGAGGGCCCGAGGTGATGGTGGGCCGCAGCCCCGAGTGCGACATCGTCCTGCCCGAGCCCACCGTGTCGCGGCAGCACGCGCGCTTCCGTCCGGAACCGCACACCGAGGTGTGGAGCGTGACGGACCTGGAGAGCCACGGCGGCACCTTCGTGGAGGGGGTGTTGATTGTGCCGGGGCGCTCGACGCCGCTGTTCAGCCAGGCCTCGCTGCGACTGGGGAGCGCGCAGGTGGTGTTCCTGCAGGCGAGCGCCTTCGAGTCCTACGCGCGCTCGTGCCAGGTGTCGTCCCGGGTGCGCTTGACGCGCTGGTAG
- a CDS encoding DUF7305 domain-containing protein, giving the protein MSRANVSPWKSGAKVLCVLGLVGAWSACQVKDPVAFIETPRNDAGPVASSDGGPTTGEGEEPTDDHAAFCASTGPLLLVGDSLTGAKVCSGHLAERAFRHALCSCERLAFSASLTTDAFKSSLGKYVPGGQGGAVATNGGVAANDTLTIGGGLSAGGADGILLGRGLSVGGGLYSGGPLSGNVSARVTGDAWVRGDVGLASLDVAGKLAVPAERSMSGAVTAAEVLREPVDSVSPCACGDTASVVDIQGLIANHARDNHNAVIDLEPSALQGFTGERTLELPCGRFFLTGIEGQGRLNLVVRERTALFVQGSVVIGERLSVEVVPPGELDLFVGGDMTVAGQLMLGSVEAPAKVRVYAAGTGTLGISAGSVLAGNLYAPGATLTLSGNAEVFGSVFVRHIESSGALALHYDSDILSLGSACGPVE; this is encoded by the coding sequence ATGAGTCGCGCGAACGTGTCGCCGTGGAAGTCCGGGGCGAAGGTCCTCTGCGTGCTGGGGCTGGTGGGCGCCTGGAGCGCGTGCCAGGTGAAGGACCCGGTGGCCTTCATCGAGACGCCGCGCAACGACGCGGGGCCGGTGGCCTCGTCCGATGGCGGACCGACGACGGGCGAGGGCGAGGAGCCCACCGATGACCACGCCGCCTTCTGCGCGTCCACGGGGCCGCTGTTGTTGGTGGGCGACAGCCTCACGGGCGCGAAGGTGTGCAGCGGGCACCTGGCCGAGCGGGCCTTCCGCCATGCGCTGTGCTCGTGCGAGCGGCTGGCCTTCAGCGCGTCGCTCACCACGGATGCGTTCAAGAGCTCGCTGGGCAAGTACGTGCCGGGAGGCCAGGGCGGCGCGGTGGCGACGAACGGCGGCGTCGCGGCCAACGACACGCTGACGATTGGCGGCGGGCTGAGCGCGGGCGGCGCGGACGGCATCCTGCTGGGGCGCGGCCTGTCGGTGGGCGGTGGGCTGTACAGCGGCGGTCCGCTCAGCGGCAACGTGTCCGCGCGGGTGACGGGGGACGCGTGGGTGCGCGGTGACGTGGGGCTGGCGTCGCTGGACGTGGCGGGGAAGCTGGCGGTGCCCGCGGAGCGCAGCATGTCCGGCGCGGTGACCGCCGCCGAGGTGCTTCGCGAGCCGGTGGACTCCGTGTCGCCGTGCGCGTGCGGGGACACCGCGTCGGTGGTGGACATCCAAGGACTCATCGCCAACCACGCCCGCGACAACCACAACGCCGTCATCGACCTGGAGCCCTCGGCGCTGCAGGGCTTCACCGGCGAGCGCACGCTGGAGCTGCCGTGCGGGCGCTTCTTCCTGACGGGCATCGAGGGTCAGGGCCGGCTGAACCTCGTGGTGCGCGAGCGCACGGCGCTCTTCGTGCAAGGCAGCGTCGTCATCGGCGAGCGGCTCTCCGTGGAGGTGGTTCCGCCGGGGGAGCTGGACTTGTTCGTGGGCGGCGACATGACGGTGGCCGGACAGCTCATGCTGGGGTCCGTGGAGGCGCCCGCGAAGGTGCGCGTGTACGCGGCGGGGACGGGAACGCTGGGAATCTCCGCGGGCAGCGTGCTCGCGGGAAACCTCTATGCACCCGGGGCCACCCTGACGCTCAGTGGCAACGCGGAGGTGTTCGGCTCCGTCTTCGTGCGGCACATCGAGTCCTCGGGTGCGCTGGCGCTGCACTACGATTCGGACATCCTCTCGTTGGGGAGCGCCTGCGGGCCCGTGGAGTGA